One Cucumis sativus cultivar 9930 chromosome 1, Cucumber_9930_V3, whole genome shotgun sequence DNA segment encodes these proteins:
- the LOC101206668 gene encoding protein arginine N-methyltransferase 1.1 yields MGRRRSDNHSPTTLNGLPQPQGSKICFEDDDDEAPVEETTESSNFDESMCDAADDSNRVIEDTACEPGQSFNDKDDKTSADYYFDSYSHFGIHEEMLKDTVRTKTYQNVIYQNKFLFKNKVVLDVGAGTGILSLFCAKAGAAHVYAVECSHMADMAKEIVETNGFSNVITVLKGKVEEIELPVAKVDIIISEWMGYFLLFENMLNTVLYARDKWLVDDGIVLPDKASLHLTAIEDADYKEDKIEFWNSVYGFDMSCIKKQALVEPLVDTVDQNQIVTNCQLLKTMDISKMAPGDASFTAPFKLVAERDDYIHALVAYFDVSFTKCHKLTGFSTGPRSRSTHWKQTVLYLEDVITICEGESITGSLNVAPNKKNPRDIDIVLKYSFNGRRSTISKTQHYKMR; encoded by the exons ATGGGTCGCCGGAGATCTGACAATCACTCTCCGACCACCCTCAACGGCTTGCCTCAGCCTCAGGGTTCGAAGATTTGCTTCGAAGACGACGACGACGAAGCTCCGGTTGAAGAAACCACTGAAAGCTCCAACTTCGACGAATCCATGTGCGACGCCGCCGACGACTCAAACAGAGTCATTGAAGATACCGCGTGTGAGCCCGGCCAGTCCTTCAATGATAAAGACGATAAAACCAGCGCTGATTATTACTTCGATTCCTACTCTCATTTCG GTATTCACGAA GAAATGTTGAAGGATACAGTTAGAACTAAGACTTATCAAAAtgtaatttatcaaaataagtttttatttaaaaataaagtagttCTTGATGTGGGAGCAGGAACTGGGATTTTGTCACTATTTTGTGCCAAGGCAGGAGCTGCCCATGTTTATGCT GTCGAGTGCTCCCATATGGCCGACATGGCTAAAGAGATTGTTGAAACAAATGGATTTTCCAATG TTATAACTGTTTTGAAAGGGAAGGTTGAAGAAATCGAACTTCCCGTTGCCAAAGTAGACATAATTATCTCAGAATGGATGGGATACTTCTTGTTGTTTGAGAATATGTTAAATACAGTTCTATATGCTCGTGATAAGTGGCTT GTTGATGATGGTATTGTATTACCAGACAAAGCTTCTCTACATTTAACAGCTATTGAGGACGCAGATTATAAAGAAGACAAGATTGAGT TTTGGAATAGCGTATATGGGTTTGATATGAGCTGCATCAAAAAGCAAGCCTTGGTGGAGCCTCTGGTGGACACTGTTGACCAGAATCAAATTGTTACAAACTGTCAGCTACTTAAG ACAATGGATATATCAAAAATGGCACCTGGTGATGCTTCCTTTACTGCTCCATTCAAGCTTGTAGCAGAACGTGATGATTACATCCATGCTCTTGTAGCCTACTTTGATGTTTCTTTCACCAAATGCCATAAGTTGACGGGATTCTCAACTG GTCCAAGATCAAGGTCTACACATTGGAAGCAAACAGTCCTATACTTGGAAGATGTCATCACAATTTGTGAGGGCGAGTCTATAACTGGGAGTTTGAACGTTGCTCCAAACAAGAAGAATCCT